The genomic interval ACCGCAAATTCCGGAAAGTCGTTGCCTATTTCAGCTCCTACTGCCATACTGACCAGAATCCAGGTAGTGAGTGACTTTTTCTGGAGTGCAAATGCAATTAGTCCACCCACGGCGAGCCACCGTACAGCCATTAAAATTTCAGAGGAGATTGAGATAAGGCCCAGATAATTAATAGCTGTGAGCAAGGCGGCCAGTGAAAGGGTAACAGCCAGAACAATTATAGAATTTTTCATGATGGTTCGTTTCAAAGGAAGCAGATGGGTCTGGTATTCTAATCTATTCTATTCTTGCAAGATAGGAAAACAGATGCTACTTTATGAATAATTTTATTCACGTCCACCTATTGTATTTGCTCCATGTTTATGCAGGCTTATTTCAAAAAAATGTTCTTATATACAGACTGGGCGAATTTTACCATTCTGGATATGCTAGAACAAAGTCAGATCAGCGATGAATACATCATCAAACTGATGAGCCACATTGTAAATGCCCAGTTCGTCTGGCTCGACCGGGTTATCAAGCAACAGCACAATTTTAAGGTATGGGGCGTTCTTACGTATCCAGAAATACGAACGGCTCTACTCGAAAATCAAGCCTTGTGGATGACTTATTTGAATGAGAGTGAACCAGAACACCTATCAACCATTATTTCCTATACCAATCA from Rhodocytophaga rosea carries:
- a CDS encoding DinB family protein, giving the protein MFLYTDWANFTILDMLEQSQISDEYIIKLMSHIVNAQFVWLDRVIKQQHNFKVWGVLTYPEIRTALLENQALWMTYLNESEPEHLSTIISYTNQSGSPFESVSSDIITQVINHSTYHRAQIAKALRELGFTPPNTDFIMYCRLQENS